In the Thermococcus sp. MAR1 genome, one interval contains:
- a CDS encoding carbohydrate ABC transporter permease → MERRSLVPYLLILPAFLYLLFFVGYPLVQALYLAFTQNGAFSLEVWRRTFSDYYFWSAFKYTILLAGVIVPTQVALAVVLALLMNRVFKGKDAALYALIIPLTISDVAAGLIWYSMLSPYGFINKLLMNLGVISQPLYFFGYEYRMREFFAIVIAELWRSTAIVFVIILAGLQMISKEYIEAAEVFGANYWTRLRRIVLPLLKPSIQSALIIRTLFAMQIFGIVWILAGRDIPVLAGEGYYQLTEIKDAGVASVYALVIAALSILLGALYIKFLRAEYLEVGE, encoded by the coding sequence ATGGAACGGCGCTCTCTCGTCCCCTATCTTTTAATTTTACCCGCTTTCCTTTACCTGCTGTTTTTCGTTGGCTATCCCCTTGTTCAGGCCCTGTACCTAGCTTTTACTCAGAACGGTGCTTTCTCGCTGGAGGTTTGGAGGAGAACATTTAGCGATTACTATTTCTGGAGCGCGTTTAAATACACCATCCTTCTCGCTGGTGTCATAGTCCCCACTCAGGTCGCCCTCGCAGTTGTTCTTGCCCTTCTTATGAACCGGGTCTTCAAGGGCAAGGACGCCGCCCTCTACGCCCTGATAATTCCCCTCACCATAAGCGACGTGGCGGCCGGCTTGATATGGTACTCAATGCTCTCCCCATACGGTTTCATAAACAAACTTCTGATGAATCTTGGAGTTATCAGCCAGCCCCTGTACTTCTTCGGCTACGAGTACCGTATGAGGGAGTTCTTCGCAATAGTTATAGCCGAGCTGTGGCGCTCCACGGCGATAGTCTTTGTGATAATCCTCGCCGGCCTTCAGATGATAAGCAAGGAGTACATAGAGGCCGCCGAAGTCTTTGGGGCCAACTACTGGACAAGGCTCAGGCGCATTGTTCTGCCGCTCCTAAAACCCAGCATCCAGAGCGCCCTCATAATAAGGACTCTCTTTGCGATGCAGATCTTCGGTATCGTCTGGATACTGGCTGGTAGGGATATCCCGGTTCTCGCAGGGGAAGGCTACTATCAGCTTACGGAGATAAAAGATGCAGGCGTTGCTTCGGTTTACGCCCTTGTAATAGCGGCCCTCTCCATACTTCTCGGGGCACTCTACATCAAGTTCCTCCGCGCTGAGTACCTGGAGGTGGGAGAATGA